In [Leptolyngbya] sp. PCC 7376, a genomic segment contains:
- a CDS encoding SET domain-containing protein-lysine N-methyltransferase produces the protein MIKVKIIPPKGRGVVATTLIAKGTLIEASPVSSFPKEQWDMIRQTSIFKYCFVRLSEYRIQKKVDGYLVFGTSTLCNHSEKPNSYIEWVENELGLWAHLIAKEDIQPNEEVSIFYANINEYSLASKFVT, from the coding sequence GTGATTAAAGTCAAAATCATTCCACCAAAAGGGCGAGGAGTTGTCGCTACTACTCTTATCGCAAAAGGAACCTTGATTGAAGCTTCTCCAGTGTCATCTTTCCCCAAAGAACAATGGGATATGATTAGACAAACTAGTATTTTTAAATATTGCTTTGTACGGCTCTCAGAGTATCGTATTCAAAAGAAGGTGGATGGCTATCTTGTTTTTGGAACTTCAACCCTTTGCAACCACTCAGAGAAGCCTAATTCTTACATTGAATGGGTCGAGAATGAACTTGGTTTATGGGCACATTTGATTGCCAAAGAAGATATACAGCCTAATGAAGAAGTCTCCATTTTCTATGCCAATATTAATGAGTATTCGTTGGCTAGTAAATTTGTCACTTAA